The genome window GACCTTTTCATCACTGAGATTATTCTGATTCGCAAAAAGCTCGTGGTGCATTTCCCAGAACTTGCCCTGCTTGGACGCCGCAAGAGCTGCGATAGCCGCCTTCCTGGCGTACGCATGCATGGGAAGCGGATACTGCTTAATCACCAGTTTCACGTCTTTGGGGAATTTATCCAGCACCTGCTGGAGGAGGGGCTCAAGCCCCGCGCAATACGGTCACTGGTAGTCGTCATAGACGGCAATGGTGACAGGGGCATCCTTGGGCCCTTTGAAGGGAAGTCCGCTCACGTCTATCTTGTAAATACTCTCGAGCATGACGACCTGCAGCATCTTCTTTTTGCTGCTCGAAACAGAGAGCGCGTCCCCTCTCGGCAAGGCAACAATGCGGTCAAAGTCCTTGTCCACGGCAATATGGTCGGTTATCCTGCCCTCCGGAATCGAGTAAATAAGAATCTCACCGGCCGTCAGGATATATAACCGCTGTCCATCCATGGAAGGAGCCATATCCAGGGGGACAGCTTTCAAGTCGAGGCTCTTGAGCACTTTCCACTCGACAGCGGCCTGGGCAGGCCCTGCTGATAAAACCCAGATTGCCGCCACGAGTGCGGCAACAGCAAACATAGTCAGCCTTCTCGTCAATACGCACCTCCTTGCTGGTAATCTATTCCCAGAAGCTTATTCCATATAGAAGTATAAGTGCTTAGCAAATCCAATGCCAAACGTACTCATGCCTCTTTAACACACCAGCCCATCCAACCTCACTGAAGTAATCTTATTATACCATTAACCGCCGATAAGCGACCGACGCGACACCAGATGGCGCCTGTTGTAGTCTTCGAAAGGCATTTCATGGTAAGCTACCACAGTTATGAGTAACTGCGCCCTGCGCATAACACCCGGCCCGTCCATGCCGGCTTTTGAGCTTAAGGCGAAGACTCTTACAACAGGTACCACGAGGATGATTGGCAGAATCTCGCGCGGTAAAGACCTTGCATGGGGATAGCATTGAAACCAGAAAACAGGCAACGTAGCGGTGTGTGAAATGAGGTTACGTGAGGGATCGATCTTCGGGAGGTTATGATGCGTGACGACCACGAAGGCAACCTGGCCAAGCCTGTGGACCGGAAGTTGGGGGACGAATGGACAGACTGGAAGGGAGACGGTGGCTCAGTCGACCTCGAGACGAATGAGAGCAGCGCAACCTTTCTCATCCTCTCCGGAGTCATACTTCTCTTCGTGATTGCCCTGCTTAATGCGGGGTGGTATCTGGTGAAGCCCAGAATAGAACAGTTCAGCAAAGCGGCTTCCATGCCTCTGGAATGGTGTGTAGAGGGATTCTCAATTCTTCTCCTGATCGTAATTGTGGCCCAGGCTATCTCTGTCGCCAGATTCGGCAAGTCTTTGCTGCCCTACGTCTGGACAGAAAGATCACTGCTCGCCTTGCTTCCAAAGAGCGTGTGGCTTGGAAAGAAGTTCGGCATAGGCAGGGACAGGGTCTCCAATTCTTTCATAAAGGTACACAACATCGTATTGAAGGCCTCGTCCAAATACCTGAGTGCTGAGAGGCTCCTCGTGCTGCTGCCGCGATGTCTGGAGAGGGCAACGAGGAGCCAGGTGTTGGAAAAACTGGGCGCAATCAATGCAAAAACAATAACGGCGGCCGGCGGAGAAGAAGCGAGAAAGGCGATACAGGAATACCGCCCATCAGTGATCCTTGCGATCGCCTGCGAACGGGATTTGATCAGTGGGCTCAAGGATGTGGCCGACACAATTCCGGTCCTCGCGCTGCCCAACAGGAGGCCTCAAGGTCCGTGCAAGAATACGCAGCTACCCATCGAGGAGTTGGACGCAGCGCTCTTATTTCTCAATAAGAGAAAAGAGGCAAGCCAGATGTTTGATCGGGTAACGTAGCTGGATCGGCCCCTATGGCTGGCGCGCGAACGCCCGCTCGATCACGAGGTAACGTCTTCCGCGAAGTCCGGCTTATCCTGCAAGACCCTGTCTACCTTCTCCTTATTCACTTTTCCTGACAAACCGCGCTTCTCGAGAAGCTTTCTGACTTCACTATCCAGTGATGCCGCTTTCTTGTAAATGTCCCGGTGCACTTCAAGAAAGACCCGCCCCTCAGGAGTCAACGCAACCTTCACCGGTTCATATATAATTTCCCCCTGTGTCCCAACACGCACGCCTTGAAAGAATTTCTCCATGTGCTCCGGCAGAATCCTTATGCAGGCGTGGCTCCTGAACTGATACACGCTGGTAGGCCAGATTGTTTCGTGGAGAAGCACTCCCGACATTGACGTGCGCAGGGCATACCTGCCGAGCGGGTTGTCCGGCCCCGGAGGAATAGCTCTCTCTATGGCCTCACCCTTTGCTGCGACCTCCTCCCTTATCGACAGCGGCACGTGCCAGGTCGGGTTCCGTTGTCTGCCCAGAATTGTGAACGCGCCGGTGGGTGTTTCCCAGTCGGGTTTGCCAAGACCCACGGGAAAGGCTGACGCGAGTTTCCCTTCCTTGAAGTAGTAGAGCATCCGGTCGGGTATATTCACGATGATACCCGACTCCGTGCTTTTCGGGATAATCCTTCTCGTATTGACTTTCAGCGTGCGGCCTATCTTGAGCGGCTTGTCCAGTTCTATCTGATTCTCTCTCGCTATCCTCTGCCAGCCCACTCCAAGCTTGGCTCCAATGAGAATGAGAGAGTCTCCCTGTTGTATCGTATAGGTCGTATCGCCGCCGACGAACATATCGGCGTAGCCCTTGTGGGGGAGAAGTATGAAGCATACTAGCAGTGAACCAAGGAAGATCCGACTCACCATGGGCATGAACAATATCACATGTCCACTGCCGCTTTACAATGGAAATCTTCTTAGAAATAATACCCGACGGATATGATATTGGCGTGGACCGATCTGTTGGGATAATCGGTATGCGCGTTTGAGTGATGGCGCAGCCTGTCTTCGATAAAAAAATTCCTGTACCTGAGGCCAAAGCCCGCTTGAGGCGTAAACAGGAGATGCGTACCCTGTTCTTTAAAGCCGGTGGTCGTGTACGCGATGCCCGCCGCCGCGACAAAATAGGGTTTCCATCGCTCATTGATGGGCACGTAATACTTGATGCCCAGGTTGAAACCCACATCCGCGCCGTCAGCGGGTCTGTTGATATAGGCAGCCCATGGCTCTGCAAGGACAGCAAGGTTCTTGAGCCAGACCTGCTTTTCGTAATCGTAGGCCACTTGAAAAAAATCGTATTGCTTCGACCCCTGGATGTAACCAGGATTATGGTAGAGGTTCAAATAAGCAAAGCCGTATCCAACGGACAAACTCTGTTCTGCAATAACCAACGTTGGTGCAAGAGAACAGAGAATCGCAACCGAACAGAACCATGGGGTCAATCGTGGCAACGACTCAACTTTCAACGTTTGCACTGTCGAGCCACTCGACTGCTTTGTGGGTGATCCGTCGGTGGGTTTCCTCGTCGTTTACTCCGGTCGATTTTGGCACGTGAAAGGAATGATCTCCTCCTTCTATGGTGTACAGCTCCCAGGCGGTACGAAGCTTTTTCAACACCATCTGCAGCCGCCCCAGATCGCAGAGAGGGTCACGCGTCCCCTCAAAGAAGAGCATGGGAATCTTTATCTGGTAGAGATGTGCATCCCGCACCTTTTCTTTATTGGATGCAGAATGGAGCGGGTATCCCAGAAAAATGATACGATCGACAGGCAGAATTCCACGGGCAACCATCTGCGATGCAATACGGCCGCCCATTGACTTTCCGGCCGCCACCCATGTATCGATATCGAGATCGCGAACTTCGTGGAGTACCCGGTAAGCAGACTGCCATGTCTTGATCAGTGTTCCCTCGGGGTCAGGCGCTTTGGCTCCGCGTTCTTTATACAGGAAGTTAAAGCGCATTGCCGGATACCCCGCCACTGCGAGTCCTTCTGCAAAGCTGGCCAGCAGCGGGTTGTGCATGTCGTTGCCTGCACCGTGCGCGACAATGACCGCAGTCTTTTTGCACGCACCTTCAGGCAATGAGAGAATTGCTGAAGCCTGCCCTTTTCCTTCTACGGGTATTGTCAGATTCGTGTTTCGGATCTTCTGCAAACGAAATTCTCCTTCAGCCCGCTCAAGTCTCTACCGATGGTATTACGTGGTCACCGATTTGTCAAGATTCCCCGACCCCCTATGGATGCAGACGCGAAGTGGAGCTACGGTCCCCCATTGACACTTCCGATTTGAAGCTTAGATTAGGATGTACGAAAGGAGGTGACCAGCAATGAACTATTCTTTTACATGTCCTGCGCCCTGCAATTACGAGATAAAGGTTGATGCGAAGGACGATGGTGAAGCCGTCGACAAGATCATGATGGAAGGGATGAAGCATGCGAAGAAGGACCATCCGGACATGCCGGCGATGAGCGAAGCAGAAATGAAGAGCTTTATACGAACAGGCATGAAGAAAATGTAATTGCTTCAGCGCTCAGCAGAGATTCCATTGCTGTCGACTGCTGCTGACAGGCCAAATCGAACGGAATACATGATGAGACTCTATGTCATTGCTGTAGTCTTGCCCATTATACTTGCAGCCGGATGGCTTTCTGCCAATGACTCTCAAAAAACGGCTGCAGGCATGGGGTTTGAGAAGGCTACGTTTGCCGGCGGCTGCTTCTGGTGCATGGAGCACCCCTTTGATCAACTGGAGGGCGTAGTATCCGTCACGCCAGGTTACACCGGCGGCACCAAGAAGAACCCGACCTATGAGGAAGTCTCTTCGGGCACAACAGGCCATGCGGAATCTGTGCAGATCGTCTACGATCCTTCAAAGATCTCCTACGCAAAACTCCTCGATGTCTTCTGGCACAACATTGACCCGACCGTGAAGGACCAGCAGTTTTGCGACGCGGGCACCCAGTATCGCAGCGCCATATTCTATTACAACGAAGAGCAGAAGCTGCTGGCCGAGGAATCGAAGAAGGCGCTGGAAAAGTCAGGCCGCTTCAAAGGACCGATCTACACAGAAATTGTTCCTGCATCGGAATTCTACCCTGCGGAGGAATATCATCAGCACTACTACAAGAAGAATCCCATCCGCTACAAATTTTACCGTTACAACTGCGGCCGCGACCAGCGACTCGATGAACTGTGGGGTAAGCACTGAGGTGGCTCAAAATCCCAAATTCGAAACACCAAATCCTAAACAATCTCAAATTACCCGAATATCAAATGTCCTAAAAGGTCACACCTGTCAAATGGATTAGCCTTTCCGAGTTTGAGGATTTTGAATATTCGGAATTGTTTATGATTTAGAAATTAGGATTTCGAATTCAATGCAGTTGGATATAAAATATGCTTGTCTAGGTTTATATTATGAGTAAGCATCTTGTCCTCGTTGGAGGAGGCCACGCGCACCTCACAGCAATAAAGAATCTTTCCGTTTTCACCCGGGCCGGCCACAATGTGACATTGATCAGCGCATCGCCGTTCCATTACTATTCGGGCATGGGACCCGGCATGCTCTCCGGCACCTATCATCCATCGCAGGTGCGCTTTCACGTCCGGAAGATGGCTGAGGACAGGGGCGCCTCATTTGTCGAAGATAAAGTAGTAAAGATCGATCCGGTCCGCCATGTCCTGTTCCTGCAATCCGGAAGTGCGGTTATCTATGACGTGGTCTCGTTTAATACAGGCAGTGAGGTCCCGGTTGCGTCGATCGCCGATGCAGAGCAGGACAACATTGTACCGGTCAAGCCCGTGGTCAATCTTCTGAAGGCCAGGCAGACAATTCTGGAAAGCATCAGAAAGGGCGAGACGTGGAAGTATGCTGTAATAGGCGGGGGTCCGGCCGGACTTGAGATATGCGCGAATCTCTGGCGGCTTCTCTATGCCAACCGGGGCAAAGGCACGATCAAGCTCATAGCAGGCGAAAAGCTCATGCCTGGCGCGCCGGAGAAGGTGCGTCGCCTTGCCCTGAGTTCCCTTGCCGGAAGGGGTGTAGAGATCATCGAAGGAAGTTTCGTCAAGTCGATTAAACAGAATGGAGTGGCGCTGACCGACGGAAGAACACTTGAATTCGACTTGGCATTCGCGGCGATAGGTATCAGGCCCGCAAGGTTGTTTGCAGAGTCAGGTCTTCCAACGGGCGCAGATGGCGGGTTACTCGTGAACGCGCACCTCCGGAGCGTTGCGCATAACGATATTTTCGGTGGAGGTGACTGCGTGAGTCTGCAAGGCAAGCCGCTCGCAAAGGTGGGTGTCTATGCAGTGAGAGAGAATCCGATTCTCTTTCACAACCTGCAAGCAGCGCTCGACGGCGGGGAGATGATGACCTTTAAGCCGCAGCCGCACTATCTGCTGATCTTCAACATGGGCAACGGCCGTGGCATCTTCTGGAAAAAAGATTGGGTGTGGGATGGCAGACTTGCCTTTGTGCTGAAGGACTATATTGACAATCGTTTCATGCGCATGTTCCAGGTGTCGGGCGAACGGGAGGACAAGCCTGAGGTTACAGAATGAACTTCAGCCTTGAAATTCCAAATTCCAAGCACCAAATTCTAAACAGTCTCAAATCACCAAATGTCAAAAGTTTCAAACGCGGTGGGAGCCGTAGCAGGAAACTGCCTGTTGCACTTGACCTTCGGAGCATCGGAGCTCGTTTGCGATTTCGATATTGATATTTGGAATTTCGAGCGACGAATTCAAAATAGATCCGGCTGGATTTTACAATAGCGTGAGGAGCGAGCGAGGGGGTGAGATATGAAAATTCTGGACTACTTCAAACGCGTCCCGACATGGACTCCCGAGGAGGTCCGCGCATTCCTGGATGACCACAGCGAAGACGAATACAACCTCGTGGACGTGAGAACACTAAAGGAGTATGAAGAGGACGGCCACCTTCCCGGCGCGCAGCTTATACCAGTGGGCGAGCTCGCAGACCACGTTTCGGAACTTGATCCGAAGAAGACAACCATCGTGTACTGAGCGGCGGGCGTTCGCAGCCGGTCGGCTGCCTCTGTTTTACAAAATGCAGGCTTTGAAAAAGTCTACAGTATGGAAGGAGGCATCAGGGCGTGGAAAGGTCTCGTCGCACAAAAAACCCCCGAGTCGGGCATCGCCTAT of Syntrophorhabdales bacterium contains these proteins:
- a CDS encoding acyloxyacyl hydrolase, which encodes MSVGYGFAYLNLYHNPGYIQGSKQYDFFQVAYDYEKQVWLKNLAVLAEPWAAYINRPADGADVGFNLGIKYYVPINERWKPYFVAAAGIAYTTTGFKEQGTHLLFTPQAGFGLRYRNFFIEDRLRHHSNAHTDYPNRSVHANIISVGYYF
- the msrA gene encoding peptide-methionine (S)-S-oxide reductase MsrA; its protein translation is MMRLYVIAVVLPIILAAGWLSANDSQKTAAGMGFEKATFAGGCFWCMEHPFDQLEGVVSVTPGYTGGTKKNPTYEEVSSGTTGHAESVQIVYDPSKISYAKLLDVFWHNIDPTVKDQQFCDAGTQYRSAIFYYNEEQKLLAEESKKALEKSGRFKGPIYTEIVPASEFYPAEEYHQHYYKKNPIRYKFYRYNCGRDQRLDELWGKH
- a CDS encoding L,D-transpeptidase family protein — encoded protein: MILFMPMVSRIFLGSLLVCFILLPHKGYADMFVGGDTTYTIQQGDSLILIGAKLGVGWQRIARENQIELDKPLKIGRTLKVNTRRIIPKSTESGIIVNIPDRMLYYFKEGKLASAFPVGLGKPDWETPTGAFTILGRQRNPTWHVPLSIREEVAAKGEAIERAIPPGPDNPLGRYALRTSMSGVLLHETIWPTSVYQFRSHACIRILPEHMEKFFQGVRVGTQGEIIYEPVKVALTPEGRVFLEVHRDIYKKAASLDSEVRKLLEKRGLSGKVNKEKVDRVLQDKPDFAEDVTS
- a CDS encoding alpha/beta family hydrolase; the protein is MQKIRNTNLTIPVEGKGQASAILSLPEGACKKTAVIVAHGAGNDMHNPLLASFAEGLAVAGYPAMRFNFLYKERGAKAPDPEGTLIKTWQSAYRVLHEVRDLDIDTWVAAGKSMGGRIASQMVARGILPVDRIIFLGYPLHSASNKEKVRDAHLYQIKIPMLFFEGTRDPLCDLGRLQMVLKKLRTAWELYTIEGGDHSFHVPKSTGVNDEETHRRITHKAVEWLDSANVES
- a CDS encoding DUF116 domain-containing protein, producing the protein MRDDHEGNLAKPVDRKLGDEWTDWKGDGGSVDLETNESSATFLILSGVILLFVIALLNAGWYLVKPRIEQFSKAASMPLEWCVEGFSILLLIVIVAQAISVARFGKSLLPYVWTERSLLALLPKSVWLGKKFGIGRDRVSNSFIKVHNIVLKASSKYLSAERLLVLLPRCLERATRSQVLEKLGAINAKTITAAGGEEARKAIQEYRPSVILAIACERDLISGLKDVADTIPVLALPNRRPQGPCKNTQLPIEELDAALLFLNKRKEASQMFDRVT
- a CDS encoding rhodanese-like domain-containing protein translates to MKILDYFKRVPTWTPEEVRAFLDDHSEDEYNLVDVRTLKEYEEDGHLPGAQLIPVGELADHVSELDPKKTTIVY
- a CDS encoding FAD-dependent oxidoreductase; translation: MSKHLVLVGGGHAHLTAIKNLSVFTRAGHNVTLISASPFHYYSGMGPGMLSGTYHPSQVRFHVRKMAEDRGASFVEDKVVKIDPVRHVLFLQSGSAVIYDVVSFNTGSEVPVASIADAEQDNIVPVKPVVNLLKARQTILESIRKGETWKYAVIGGGPAGLEICANLWRLLYANRGKGTIKLIAGEKLMPGAPEKVRRLALSSLAGRGVEIIEGSFVKSIKQNGVALTDGRTLEFDLAFAAIGIRPARLFAESGLPTGADGGLLVNAHLRSVAHNDIFGGGDCVSLQGKPLAKVGVYAVRENPILFHNLQAALDGGEMMTFKPQPHYLLIFNMGNGRGIFWKKDWVWDGRLAFVLKDYIDNRFMRMFQVSGEREDKPEVTE